Sequence from the Solea senegalensis isolate Sse05_10M linkage group LG1, IFAPA_SoseM_1, whole genome shotgun sequence genome:
GCACCAGgcctatttttttaataattattaaatccttctgtttattttaaatgtccaaaCCAGCGTTAATACAAATTCTAACTCTCTAACGAGGGCAGTAATGCACATGGAACAACGTGCGTAATTCCAGGTTATTTGGCATCAAATGTGCAAAGTGCAACATGGGCTTCTGCAGCAGCGACCTGGTGATGAGAGCCCGGGACCACGTCTACCACATGGAGTGTTTTCGGTGCTCGGTGTGCAGTCGACACCTCCTGCCCGGAGACGAGTTCTCCCTGCGGGACGACGAACTGCTGTGCCGGGCGGATCACGGTCTGCTGGAGGAGCGGGCCTCCGCAGGGAGTCCACTCAGCCCGGGGAACATACACAGCAGCAGACCGCTGCACATCTCTGGTATATACTgacttattataattataacaataataatgtgtgttttttaaatgttttgttgttattattattatattaagtaatataatataaatattaataataatttagtttttagtGCATGTATACGCCTGAGCAGAACATCATTTTTATATCTGGTGGTATATCTATGAAGCTTGAAGTTTTTCTCTAAACCTAATTATTGACATATGACTTTAacctatactatactatactatactatactatactatactatactatactatgctatATAATACTATAACATTTATTGTAGGCCTGTTTAGGGCCTCGGTGAGTATATATTTaagtttattataatatatatgtaaaatattcacGTTTTCCTTCTTCTCCAGAGCCGATTTCAGTGCGACACCCTCCTCATCACCGGAACCACGGCCACAAGCAGACGGAGAAGCCCACGCGTGTCCGGACGGTGCTGAACGAGAAGCAGCTCCACACCCTGCGGACCTGCTACAACGCCAACCCGAGACCGGACGCTCTGATGAAGGAACAGCTGGTGGAGATGACCGGCCTGAGCCCGCGGGTGATCCGCGTCTGGTTTCAGAACAAGCgctgcaaagacaagaagaagaccATCCTGATGAagcaactgcagcagcagcaacacagcgacaagacagtgagtgtgatttattattattattattattattagcattattattattattgttataattctgatgattattgtgataattatgattatgtttattattagtattatttttataataacaatcACATCGCAAAATTGATCTTTTGGACACATAGGTCAACAGCCTGAATAAGCTCATATCCAAATaatcactgttgtgtttgtgataagATAAAGATATTGAGGACCATCTCTACCACATGGCAACACTGAATGTAATAAGATTTtcgaaataaaaatgaaattgcTTAAGAAGTCACTgtgagataaaagaaaaataataaaataaaataaagacatacaATCTTCTAATCTCCACTCTTTCAGATTATTTCCATTCATGTAGACATCAGAATATGGTTTTACAAATCAGGAAATGATTAGTCAAATAAAATtgctttatcatttattattatctaatcatttttcttttgagaCACCAAATAGAAGACAGTTTACGCAGAATTACAGCTGCAACTGCACAGattattaatgatttaataatcttttcatttaaaagtgatAAGTGTGTTAATCCCTTTTGCTCCTGTATAGAACCTGCAGGGAATGACAGGCACTCCTCTGGTGGCCGGGAGCCCCATCCGACACGACAACACGGTGCAGGGGAATCCAGTGGAGGTGCAAACATACCAGCCTCCGTGGAAAAGCCTCAGCGACTTCGCCCTGCAGAGCGACCTGGACCAGCCCGCCTTCCAACAGCTGGTGAGGAGGACTACATTcagtatatataataacaacaacaacaacaacaccaacaataacgataataataataataataacgataataataataataatgataataataaacataaacgCATACATTAAGGAAAATAGTGACCTATCCTTAAAAAAGACGCAACAAGAGAGTAAGAAAAAAATTTgttaaatatgcttttatttattatgaataCAGTCTATATTGATGATTTAATCAAAACGttatttattttgatgataataataataataacaataataatgatgataataaaagtgGCCTTCACCCAGttaaaattaattaatctgACACAGTAATCCCAACTGCATTGGATTGATctggatttcttttatttttaagtgcaAAGAAATATTTTTCGAGTCTTTTTGGGGatttaagaaaaatgaaatgacagactgttattttggtgtctgtgtctgtgacaggTGTCTTTCTCCGAGTCTGGCTCTCTGGGAAACTCGTCCGGCAGCGACGTGACCTCTCTGTCGTCGCAGTTACCGGACACACCGAACAGTATGGTGCCGAGTCCCGTGGACACGTGATGAGGTCACAGATGGATCACACCAAACCATCCTTTTCCCCACGCGTGTCCTCTGCAGCTGAGAGGCGCAAAGACCTCAGTGACATCCAAtcaaaggggggaaaaaaaactaaaaacatttaaGGACCAGGGTGGATTATGTCAGAGGATGCATTCAGGTCCAAACTGGAGGTTTTCAAACTCTTGCTTTACATCcgccttgctcaaggacacgtgGGCAGGACACAGCTGTGTGACAGTGGGACACTTTTTACCACCATTTTACCACAATGCCATTGGGCGAAGTGGACACATGACGTGGGGATTATTGTGGGATTCAAACACGATGCGCGTGTTCTGGACGTCGTACAGTATGTTTATCAGGAAAATAGAAACTGTGTATAtgagcatgtttgtttgttttttttaaagtttcaatGTCGACTCTTGTAAATTAACGAAGCAGATGATGAGATGCGCATTGGTCGCATTCTCTCCCGaaaataagttattattatttattatgaggACAGACATACTATctgatcaataaataaatttaaagaaaatcacGGTTCTAACGGATTattgcatgtaaaaaaacatcCGTTGCCTTGAGGGAGTTTTAAAACAGCctgcaaaataaatcagtgttcaGGTGAAATGTGCTGCTTGCAAACATTTAATATAATGTAAGGTTGAAGCTGGAGGTGTACAATACAGTTTAATCATTTACTGAATataaattcattaattaataTAGGCCCACAAAGAGGAGGAGTCAGATACTGAATAATTCACTGTTACCTTTTGTTCAGTTGCTCTTAAGCTGCAAAACCCACTcattgaaacatttatttaaacccTTTATCTGCACCAAGTGGATCAGTGACGGATGACTGACAAGATATTAGTAACCATTTACCCtgcgggtcaaaggtcacaggatGAGAAACAATAGGCTCAGGCCCTTTTCAGTTCATCCCCTCGTGTGATTACCACAAGCccattattcttattattgtagCCTCTGACTGGTCTCGTACGGTCCGAACAAATTTACAGCCTGTTTTGGTTCCTATTAGAGTGAGAAAATGATAAGACTGATGTTACCTAAACAAATGTCCTAATGCCATACGAACCCGAGGCCCACAGTCACAAGTCTAGACAGAGGACAGGCAGAGGCGACCCCCTTATCTGCAGCTGGCATCACCTGCAAAGGATACACAGAGTGGACCCACAACAAGAGCAAGAAAAAAGAGCAGCCACGCTGCAGCGCAGAGGAGACGCATCCTGaagtttattttcattccaGTAGAAATCCTGAATGGCAAATAGCCCCTGGACAAGAGAGCACACGGGTCAAGCCGGGACTGACACTCTACACCTCAACAATTTGTTGGGGAGGATCGGCTTCTATCAGTGAAGCAAAAGGAGTCTCGCTGAAATCAAAATCCTGTTCAGTCTTGAAGACATGCCGACGTGCTAAATCTTTAAAGCGTGGACAAGAGGCAAAACGCTGTGGCATCAAGATATTCATGAAGacaattactaaaaaaaaaaaccccagattAGACAGTGCTGTCTAATAAACAAGTGACTCCAAGGCTTCACAGTAAATGAATTAACCTAGATAAACACAGAGTACTTGGCTCAAGTTTGAACAGAGATTGTGTGGTATCCTGTTTCTAAATGTGCAGAACAAGAGGCAGCGTTGATGCTCACTGTTGGACCATTCCCCCAATAACttaactgcttttattttttttaacatagaacataaatcaatcaattatttCCAATTATCAGGCACATTAGAGGATTGCCTTGTACAGTACATTgattgacataaaaaaagaaagaaagaagatttAAAAGTTCTTCCAGTATTTGTAAAACCATCCGAGCCTTCAGTCAATGTGGTTTAAATGAAGTTTGCACTCAACTGAAATTCAATAACGGCATTTGTTCTCTACACTTAATAAATATCCAGCAGCTCGTACGTCAAATAAACAAGTCTTCAGTAGCCATGTTAGAGAGGATTTAACAGGAGTCACAATAAATCCAAACCAGAGCAGAAGAgttaatgtttgattttacttaagtaaaacaaacaaactgaggaAGAACAATACATAACCATTTTACATAGTAAATAACTCAATAAATTATGACAGCTTTAAGTGCGTCTCAACAgagaatgaaaaaagaaaaaaaaggccaaatatAATTGAACACGTTTGGAGATCAAGGCAGGTCATATAACTTACACCTGGCATAGTGTGAAGTGGAGAAAACATTCTGGTTAACATTCCAAATGGAAAACACATGCAATAAATTAACCCAAACATTAATGATGAAAACGTtcggcaacaaaaaaaaaaaatgcttcagaGTTAAGTTGTCGCCGCTTTAAAACGCATCACTTTGTAcctataaaagaaaacacttggcttgtttttaaacatgaaatggaACATTTGTGCGTGTGCTTTGACTGCACTgaacaaataagacattttgtgCAAATTCCATTAAGTCCCTAATGAACCGGTTTCCAAGAAATCAAAACTGTTGAAcggacattaaaaacaaacacaaaaaaaaacaacgcttCACAGTCTTCAGAATAAATAACCCACATGACGAGTTAATTTCAGAAAAATAACACGTCCATCCACCTTGTTTgtagtggtgttttttttttttctttttttgtttttaaactgttctTGGATGATCTGAGGACAGTGAGCGAATCACTCCATCACTCCTGTTCCTTCAGGAAAAACTGCAGCGCCGAGTCCCACTGGTCACGTGGAAAGCGGTAGGACATCTCGTTGTAATCGTGCAGCTGGGAAActtcaaaagacaaaaacaaaaaaaaaaagacatttatattATACCGTGTtggacacaaacatgcaaaacagggaaaaacctgaattaaaaaataatactgGAATAGACTGGAAAAATGACATGTCTTTATGAttcagcatgtttttaaaaagttattaaaaTCACATGAAATCGATACAATCAATcagatttatttgattaattcgACAGAAAATCCTAcctgtttgctttgttttgttgtcggATATTTTCTCATCTGTAGCACAGTCCTAAGAACATTAATGATAaaaattgaattaaacaaaaataaatagttaCAAAACTTATGCCGGCACTAACTGGacactgcatttatttgtggTGCCCAGTACAAATTGATTCGTCTAAGTCAAGATTAActctcaggaaaaaaaaagaagtttaaagttgaatttgaaattttaaaCCTGCATTTAACGTTCATTAAAATCGCTCACAAATCAAAACCAAAGATTTTTAGTGTAATGACTGAGTTAGAAGCCTTCCCTCTCAGGAATGCCGTCGAGGTGAATTCAACAATGAGGGTGGTGGAGCAGGACGCCATGCTTTACTGCTTTGTTTGAAAGAAATGACAATAGCTTGTCTCCCTGTGAATGGAAGTTAATCGGTGTCTAAACAGTGGTGGTGGTTGCGGAGCGGCGAGGGGCCGTGTTGgtggaggaagatgaaggagaCAAGCTGTTTACTTGGGGGGGAGTTGCAGGTAAATCCACTGTGAAGGAAGCTGTTTATGTTTGTAAAGACCTGTTACAGATTCACCCGCGCACCAGGGGAACAGTTGTTTATCAGGTGTCACAGAGTTTTATTTAGAGGCATTAGTTGCCATGAAAGCATCACATTAAGGCCTTTGCTCCTAAAAATACTTGTTATATGCATTCACATGGGGTTTACCTGAATGAATGTAGCCAGCAGCACGCAGCTCATCTCCTGCTGCAGGATGACCTTGTTCTGAGGGTTGTTGTAGCACGCAGAGATGAGGGAGGGGAAGAGCACTTTGACAAGGTGCCGCTGGCTGAAGTACGGGAAGGGCAGCTGACACAGTTTCTGCAGCACGCTGGGCTGGCGGCCAGACTGCACTATCACCTGGAACACACAAGAAGCAGAGCCAGTCAGTCACTAAGCCAGTCAAGTGGCCAGTCAGTGGCACTGCGAGTTGTAAATCACTATCTCAGGCCCCTCCCACATGTAAATCTGCcactaaaacaacacacagaaagcCATTAGGAGCAGACCTGGG
This genomic interval carries:
- the LOC122770049 gene encoding insulin gene enhancer protein isl-2a-like, translating into MVDILLNTSFLDDMGDHSKKKSGIAMCVGCGSQIHDQYILRVSPDLEWHAACLKCAECSQYLDETCTCFVRDGKTYCKRDYARLFGIKCAKCNMGFCSSDLVMRARDHVYHMECFRCSVCSRHLLPGDEFSLRDDELLCRADHGLLEERASAGSPLSPGNIHSSRPLHISEPISVRHPPHHRNHGHKQTEKPTRVRTVLNEKQLHTLRTCYNANPRPDALMKEQLVEMTGLSPRVIRVWFQNKRCKDKKKTILMKQLQQQQHSDKTNLQGMTGTPLVAGSPIRHDNTVQGNPVEVQTYQPPWKSLSDFALQSDLDQPAFQQLVSFSESGSLGNSSGSDVTSLSSQLPDTPNSMVPSPVDT